A genomic segment from Falsibacillus pallidus encodes:
- a CDS encoding adenylyltransferase/cytidyltransferase family protein, with product MKQYKTGYTTGVFDLFHIGHLNILKKAKEHCDYLIVGVSTDELVMSYKNKKPVIPLEERIAIVGGIKYVDRVVQQTNRDKFSAWEQLRFDVMFVGDDWKGHQLFNEVERNFNHVGVDIVYFPYTKGVSSTLVKQKITL from the coding sequence GTGAAGCAATATAAAACAGGATATACGACTGGGGTATTTGATTTATTCCATATTGGGCATTTGAATATATTGAAGAAAGCAAAAGAACATTGCGATTATTTAATTGTTGGGGTTAGTACAGACGAATTAGTAATGTCTTATAAAAATAAAAAACCTGTCATTCCTCTTGAGGAAAGAATCGCTATCGTAGGAGGAATTAAATATGTTGATCGAGTAGTTCAACAGACAAATCGCGACAAATTTTCAGCATGGGAGCAATTAAGATTTGATGTAATGTTTGTAGGAGATGATTGGAAAGGGCATCAACTGTTTAATGAAGTGGAGAGAAATTTTAATCATGTAGGTGTAGATATAGTCTATTTCCCCTATACAAAAGGAGTATCCTCTACTTTGGTAAAACAGAAAATCACATTGTGA